Proteins co-encoded in one Vicinamibacterales bacterium genomic window:
- a CDS encoding DUF1080 domain-containing protein, which yields MTAKFKLATMTFVAAAAAATQTVATAQTRKDPTAATVAADQAGGWTPLFDGKDLKGWRGYNKPDASETRWRVEDGLLTLPSNGAGDTHGQRDLITDATYDQFDLRWEWKISLGGNSGVKYFVLEDRPDAIGHEYQMIDDERHPDAKIGPHRQTAAFYDVFPAHDRPMKPAGEWNTSEVIVKGKHVTHFLNGKNVLEYDLDSPALMAQIEKSKFKGIERFGHPQNGHILVQDHGDQVWYRTIEIKRLK from the coding sequence ATGACTGCCAAATTCAAGCTCGCCACCATGACGTTTGTTGCCGCCGCAGCGGCCGCAACGCAGACGGTCGCGACGGCGCAGACCAGGAAGGATCCCACCGCCGCGACCGTCGCAGCCGACCAAGCCGGTGGCTGGACGCCGCTCTTCGACGGCAAGGACTTGAAGGGCTGGCGCGGCTACAACAAACCGGACGCGTCGGAAACGCGGTGGCGCGTCGAAGACGGTCTGCTGACGCTGCCATCCAACGGCGCCGGCGACACCCACGGCCAGCGCGATCTGATCACCGACGCGACCTACGACCAGTTCGACCTGCGGTGGGAATGGAAGATCTCGCTGGGGGGCAACAGCGGCGTCAAGTACTTCGTGCTGGAGGATCGCCCTGATGCGATCGGCCACGAGTACCAGATGATCGACGACGAGCGGCATCCCGACGCGAAAATCGGTCCCCACCGCCAGACGGCGGCGTTCTACGACGTGTTTCCCGCGCACGATCGCCCGATGAAACCGGCCGGCGAGTGGAACACCAGCGAGGTGATCGTCAAGGGCAAGCACGTCACGCACTTCCTCAACGGCAAGAACGTGCTCGAGTACGACCTCGATTCGCCGGCGCTGATGGCCCAGATCGAGAAGAGCAAGTTCAAGGGGATCGAGCGTTTCGGCCACCCGCAGAACGGCCACATTCTCGTCCAGGACCATGGCGATCAAGTGTGGTACCGCACGATCGAGATCAAGCGCCTGAAGTAG
- a CDS encoding Gfo/Idh/MocA family oxidoreductase, translating into MRIGIIGAGGISGTHVRAAQGIDGVEIVAVHGHNLQKTTALADSCGAVAYEDFDAFLAHPMDMVAIGSPSGLHARQAIAALRRGLHALVEKPLDVTTANVDAVIVEADRAGRRVGVMFQERLLPEVVALKQRLDAGEIGSPLFISGQMHWYRPPEYYASSKWRGTPGLDGGGAVINQGIHTLDLMLHLLGDARRVSARTATRLHDIKVEDTAAALIEFENRAFGLFEATTAAAPGFARRIEIAGSQGRLVYEDPPRPATVADATPHRRVFEDFIEAVRTGRRPACDAVEGRRSVALIEALYRSATSGGFETP; encoded by the coding sequence GTGCGAATCGGGATCATCGGCGCGGGCGGCATCTCGGGGACGCACGTCAGGGCGGCGCAGGGCATCGACGGCGTCGAGATCGTCGCCGTCCACGGACACAACCTGCAGAAGACGACAGCGCTGGCCGACTCGTGCGGCGCGGTCGCCTACGAGGACTTCGACGCGTTCCTCGCGCATCCGATGGACATGGTGGCGATCGGCAGTCCATCCGGGCTCCATGCCCGGCAGGCGATCGCCGCGCTCCGCCGCGGCCTGCATGCGCTCGTCGAGAAGCCGCTCGACGTCACCACCGCGAACGTCGACGCGGTGATCGTCGAGGCGGATCGCGCCGGCCGCCGGGTCGGCGTGATGTTCCAGGAACGCCTGCTGCCCGAGGTCGTGGCGCTCAAGCAGCGCCTCGATGCGGGTGAGATTGGCTCGCCGCTCTTCATTTCGGGACAGATGCACTGGTACCGGCCGCCTGAGTACTACGCCTCGTCGAAGTGGCGCGGCACGCCTGGGCTCGACGGCGGCGGCGCTGTCATCAACCAGGGCATCCACACCCTCGACCTGATGCTGCATCTCCTCGGCGACGCGCGGCGGGTCAGCGCCCGCACGGCAACCCGGCTCCACGACATCAAGGTCGAAGACACGGCCGCGGCGCTGATCGAATTCGAGAACCGCGCCTTCGGGCTCTTCGAAGCCACGACCGCCGCGGCGCCGGGGTTCGCGCGCCGGATCGAGATCGCCGGCAGCCAGGGACGGCTCGTCTACGAGGATCCGCCGCGTCCGGCGACGGTCGCCGACGCCACGCCGCATCGCCGCGTGTTCGAGGACTTCATCGAAGCGGTCCGGACCGGCCGCCGGCCCGCCTGCGACGCGGTGGAAGGGCGCCGCAGCGTGGCGCTCATCGAGGCCCTCTACAGGTCCGCCACGTCTGGAGGATTCGAGACGCCATGA
- a CDS encoding cupin domain-containing protein: MTMKRIAAAALLMLAGAGLQALASARTAPGGYIIERDADIARDEPGTHNGGGMTIGYSFFAKVPNLKLVFRKRAFHPGSGVGLHEQKEDEIYYVLSGKGRMTLDGKDYDVTPGTAILTRTGSSHSLKQVGSDDLVVLINYEVEPQPMK, from the coding sequence ATGACCATGAAGCGAATCGCCGCCGCCGCGCTGCTGATGCTGGCCGGCGCCGGCCTGCAGGCGCTCGCGTCCGCGCGCACCGCGCCCGGCGGCTACATCATCGAGCGCGATGCCGACATCGCCAGGGACGAGCCCGGCACCCACAACGGCGGCGGCATGACGATCGGCTACTCCTTCTTCGCGAAGGTGCCGAACCTGAAGCTGGTCTTCCGCAAGCGCGCCTTCCACCCTGGATCGGGGGTCGGCCTGCACGAGCAGAAGGAAGACGAGATTTACTACGTGCTGAGCGGGAAGGGACGGATGACGCTCGACGGCAAGGACTACGACGTCACGCCAGGCACCGCCATCCTCACCAGGACTGGCAGCTCGCACAGCCTGAAGCAGGTGGGCAGCGACGATCTGGTCGTGCTGATCAACTACGAAGTCGAGCCGCAGCCGATGAAGTGA
- a CDS encoding 3-ketoacyl-ACP reductase, which yields MSERRTALVTGGTRGIGLGIARALADDGWNLVLCGTRAEADVVGTLAALREGGARVTYDAVDLSSSDQRSRFAQAIASRYGGLHAIVNNAGRAPRVRADILDASEESFEELIRTNLQGPYFLTQALARAQVTRRGSDPAFAAAIVFITSVSAELASTHRGDYCISKAGLSMAARLFALRLAPHAIPVYEVRPGIIDTDMTAGVREVYDQRIADGLVPERRWGTPADVGRLVAALLRGDAPYATGSVITVDGGLSLPRL from the coding sequence ATGAGTGAACGGCGTACCGCGCTCGTCACCGGCGGGACCCGCGGCATCGGGCTCGGCATCGCGCGGGCGCTGGCCGACGATGGGTGGAACCTGGTACTGTGCGGCACGCGCGCCGAGGCGGACGTCGTCGGCACGCTCGCGGCGCTGCGCGAGGGCGGGGCGCGCGTCACCTACGACGCGGTCGACCTCTCCAGCTCCGACCAGCGATCGCGCTTCGCGCAGGCGATTGCCAGCCGTTACGGCGGCCTCCACGCTATCGTCAACAACGCCGGCCGCGCCCCGCGCGTGCGCGCCGACATCCTCGACGCGTCCGAGGAGAGCTTCGAGGAGCTGATCCGCACCAACCTGCAGGGGCCGTATTTCCTGACGCAGGCGCTGGCGCGCGCGCAGGTGACCCGACGCGGGTCCGATCCGGCGTTCGCCGCCGCGATCGTATTCATCACGTCGGTCTCGGCCGAGCTGGCCTCGACCCACCGCGGCGACTACTGCATCAGCAAGGCGGGACTCTCGATGGCGGCGCGGCTCTTTGCGCTGCGACTGGCCCCGCACGCCATTCCCGTCTACGAAGTCAGGCCCGGCATCATCGACACTGACATGACGGCGGGCGTGCGGGAGGTTTACGATCAGCGAATCGCGGACGGGCTCGTGCCGGAGCGCCGCTGGGGCACGCCGGCCGACGTCGGGCGCCTGGTCGCCGCCCTGCTGCGCGGCGACGCGCCGTACGCCACCGGCAGCGTCATCACCGTCGACGGGGGCCTGTCACTGCCACGCCTGTAA
- a CDS encoding MFS transporter, whose translation MLPVPQLAAADQQRVIAVVTRRLVSFAFLCYVVAYIDRVNIGFAAAALQRDLHLSDTAYGIGGGLFFLGYCLFEIPSNLLLDRVGARRWIARIMVGWGLVSMASMFVTDAASFYVARVVLGIAEAGFFPGMVLYLTYWIPAADRARTGALFMMAAPIAIIVGAPVSEAVLSLHQRAGLAGWQWLFLLEGAPAVVLGVLALWILTDRPEDAAWLDAPGRQWLAATMAAERAARMRPGHDAIFAAFASPKVWRLCVIYFLNTLVTYGVFLWLPKILRDLSGTGGWRLTVITSIPFVCALIGMIVIGRHSDRTGERKRHVAACALTAAIGLIVAAAFTHDLSLLVLSFAFSQVGQRSVMSVFWAIPPLVLGGSAAAGGIALINAVGNLGGFVGPSVMGALRQATGSYSGGLLVLAVALIGCAGLVATMELPEEGR comes from the coding sequence ATGCTTCCCGTACCGCAGCTCGCCGCCGCCGACCAGCAGCGCGTCATCGCGGTTGTCACGCGCCGGCTGGTGTCGTTCGCGTTTCTCTGCTACGTCGTCGCCTACATCGATCGCGTCAACATTGGCTTCGCGGCGGCAGCGCTGCAGCGCGACCTCCACCTGAGCGACACCGCCTACGGGATTGGCGGCGGGCTGTTCTTTCTCGGCTACTGTCTGTTCGAGATCCCGAGCAACCTGCTGCTCGATCGGGTCGGCGCGCGAAGATGGATCGCCCGCATCATGGTCGGGTGGGGCCTGGTGTCGATGGCGTCGATGTTCGTGACCGACGCGGCCTCTTTCTACGTGGCGCGCGTCGTGCTGGGGATCGCGGAGGCGGGCTTCTTTCCGGGCATGGTGCTGTATCTCACCTACTGGATTCCTGCCGCCGACCGCGCGCGGACCGGCGCGCTGTTCATGATGGCGGCGCCGATCGCGATCATCGTCGGGGCGCCGGTGTCGGAAGCGGTGCTGTCGCTCCACCAGCGCGCTGGACTGGCCGGATGGCAGTGGCTCTTCCTGCTCGAAGGCGCGCCCGCAGTGGTGCTCGGCGTGCTCGCGCTGTGGATCCTGACCGACCGTCCGGAGGACGCGGCATGGCTCGACGCGCCAGGACGGCAGTGGCTCGCCGCGACGATGGCCGCGGAGCGCGCGGCGCGGATGCGTCCGGGCCACGACGCGATCTTCGCGGCGTTCGCCTCGCCGAAGGTGTGGCGCCTCTGCGTGATCTATTTCCTCAACACACTCGTGACCTACGGCGTGTTCCTGTGGCTGCCGAAGATCCTGCGCGATCTGTCCGGCACCGGCGGCTGGCGGTTGACGGTGATCACGTCGATCCCGTTCGTCTGCGCGCTGATCGGGATGATCGTGATCGGCCGGCACTCGGACCGGACGGGCGAGCGCAAGCGCCACGTCGCCGCGTGCGCGCTGACGGCGGCCATCGGCCTGATCGTCGCCGCCGCGTTCACGCACGATCTGTCGCTGCTCGTCCTCAGCTTCGCGTTCTCGCAGGTGGGACAGCGCTCGGTAATGAGCGTGTTCTGGGCGATCCCGCCGCTCGTGCTGGGCGGTTCAGCCGCCGCCGGCGGAATCGCCCTGATCAACGCCGTCGGCAACCTGGGCGGCTTCGTCGGCCCCTCGGTCATGGGCGCGCTGCGCCAGGCGACCGGCAGCTATAGCGGTGGCCTGCTGGTGCTCGCGGTCGCCTTGATCGGGTGCGCGGGGCTGGTTGCGACGATGGAGCTGCCGGAGGAAGGGCGGTGA
- a CDS encoding four helix bundle protein, producing MERRSFAKAIIHLNHGLRSDWDVREIAKQLLRAGTSVAANYRAVGRARSDKEFCAKLGLVVEESDESQLWLELLPEADPSIAGTMHKELLAEAGELTAIFTASHSSAKRNLANRKSDGNKRRAPMGER from the coding sequence ATCGAACGAAGGTCTTTCGCCAAGGCCATCATCCATCTGAATCACGGGCTGCGTTCCGATTGGGACGTGCGGGAAATCGCCAAGCAGCTCCTGCGTGCCGGAACGTCTGTCGCGGCGAACTATCGGGCAGTGGGTCGCGCGCGCAGCGACAAGGAGTTCTGCGCCAAGCTCGGTCTCGTCGTGGAGGAATCCGACGAATCGCAGTTGTGGCTGGAACTGCTGCCGGAGGCCGACCCGTCGATTGCCGGCACGATGCACAAGGAATTGTTAGCGGAGGCGGGTGAACTGACCGCGATTTTCACCGCCTCGCACTCCTCGGCGAAGCGGAACCTGGCAAACAGAAAGTCGGACGGCAACAAAAGGCGCGCACCCATGGGCGAGCGCTAA